The following coding sequences lie in one Erwinia amylovora genomic window:
- the folE gene encoding GTP cyclohydrolase I FolE — MATLSQEATLVHQALVARGLETPLRSPGREMDDETRKQLIAGHMTEIMQLLNLDLEDDSLAETPQRIAKMYVNEVFSGLDYANFPKITVIENKMKVDEMVTVRDITLTSTCEHHFVIIDGQATVAYIPKDKVIGLSKINRIVQFFSSRPQVQERLTQQILVALQTLLDTSNVAVSIDAVHYCVKARGIRDATSATTTTSLGGLFKSSQNTRQEFLRSVRHR; from the coding sequence ATGGCGACGTTGAGTCAGGAAGCCACACTCGTTCATCAGGCGCTGGTCGCCCGTGGTCTGGAAACCCCGCTGCGTTCACCGGGGCGTGAAATGGACGACGAAACCCGCAAACAGCTGATTGCCGGCCATATGACCGAAATCATGCAGCTGCTGAATCTCGATCTGGAAGATGACAGCCTGGCGGAGACACCGCAGCGTATTGCTAAAATGTACGTCAATGAAGTGTTTTCCGGCCTGGATTATGCCAACTTCCCGAAAATCACCGTGATCGAAAACAAGATGAAAGTGGATGAGATGGTGACGGTGCGTGATATCACGCTGACCAGCACCTGTGAGCATCATTTTGTGATCATCGATGGCCAGGCCACCGTGGCGTATATCCCGAAAGACAAGGTGATTGGCCTGTCCAAAATCAATCGCATCGTGCAGTTCTTCTCCTCGCGCCCGCAGGTGCAGGAGCGACTGACACAGCAGATCCTCGTGGCGTTGCAGACGCTGCTCGATACCAGCAACGTGGCGGTATCGATCGACGCGGTGCACTATTGCGTCAAAGCACGCGGGATCCGTGATGCCACCAGCGCCACCACCACCACTTCGCTGGGCGGACTGTTTAAGTCCAGCCAGAATACCCGCCAGGAATTTCTGCGTTCGGTGCGTCATCGTTAA
- the ptrR gene encoding putrescine utilization regulator PtrR has translation MDLTQLKMFCAVADCGSMARAAQQLHRVPSNLTTRLRQLEEELGGNLFIREKQRLRLSPMGHNFLCYARRILLLSEEALSMTHASQPGGHFALGSTESTAATRLPLLLAEFHRRYPAVRLALVTGTSGELIERVRAGTLAAALVDGPVNIDELNGCVAFHEELVLISSLDHRLISRPADAAGCTLFAFRPGCSYRVRCETWFLAAGVQPGSVTEIPSYHAMLACVASGGGLALLPAAVLAQLPGHERVRQHPLPPAMRDTRTLLIWRRDAFSANIEALKYLIIEHLDANSRE, from the coding sequence ATGGATCTGACCCAGCTGAAAATGTTTTGTGCCGTGGCGGACTGCGGTTCGATGGCGCGGGCGGCGCAGCAGCTGCATCGCGTGCCGTCAAACCTCACCACCCGCCTGCGCCAGCTGGAAGAAGAGTTGGGTGGCAACCTGTTTATTCGTGAAAAACAGCGGTTGCGCCTGTCACCGATGGGCCACAACTTTCTCTGTTATGCGCGGCGTATTCTGCTTCTGAGTGAAGAAGCACTCAGTATGACTCACGCCAGCCAACCGGGGGGGCATTTCGCTCTTGGCTCAACGGAAAGCACGGCGGCCACGCGCCTGCCTCTGCTGCTGGCCGAGTTTCACCGGCGTTATCCGGCAGTCAGGCTGGCGCTGGTTACCGGCACATCGGGCGAGCTGATCGAGCGGGTCCGCGCCGGAACTCTGGCCGCCGCGCTGGTGGATGGTCCGGTGAATATTGATGAGCTTAACGGCTGCGTGGCATTTCACGAGGAGTTGGTGCTGATCTCAAGCCTGGATCACCGCCTCATCAGCCGTCCGGCAGATGCGGCAGGCTGCACCCTGTTCGCCTTTCGCCCCGGCTGTTCCTACCGCGTTCGCTGCGAAACCTGGTTTCTTGCCGCCGGAGTCCAGCCTGGCAGCGTGACAGAGATCCCGTCTTATCACGCGATGCTCGCCTGCGTTGCCAGCGGCGGTGGGCTGGCGCTGCTGCCCGCTGCCGTTCTGGCACAACTGCCGGGCCATGAGCGCGTGCGCCAGCATCCGCTGCCGCCCGCCATGCGTGATACCAGGACCCTGCTGATATGGCGACGCGATGCGTTCAGCGCCAATATTGAAGCGCTGAAATACCTGATTATTGAACATTTGGATGCAAACAGCCGCGAATAG
- a CDS encoding S-(hydroxymethyl)glutathione dehydrogenase/class III alcohol dehydrogenase gives MQMIKTRAAVAWAAGEPLKIEELDLMPPQKGEVLVRIVATGVCHTDAYTLSGKDPEGVFPAVLGHEGGGVVEAVGEGVTSVAVGDHVIPLYTPECRQCKFCLSGKTNLCQAIRTTQGKGLMPDGTTRFFKDGQPVYHYMGTSTFSEYTVVPEISLAKISKEAPLEEVCLLGCGVTTGMGAVINTANVKEGDTVAIFGLGGIGLSAIIGAKMAKAGRIIGIDINSSKYDLARKLGATDLINPKDFDKPIQDVIVEMTDGGVDFSFECIGNVNVMRSALECCHKGWGESVIIGVAGAGEEIATRPFQLVTGRVWRGSAFGGVKGRTQLPGIVERYMNGEFQLNDFITHNLPLEEINDAFELMHEGKSIRTVVHFTKS, from the coding sequence ATGCAGATGATTAAAACGCGCGCTGCCGTAGCCTGGGCTGCCGGTGAACCACTGAAAATAGAAGAACTGGACCTGATGCCGCCGCAGAAAGGTGAAGTGCTGGTACGCATTGTGGCCACCGGCGTATGTCATACCGATGCCTATACCCTGTCGGGCAAGGATCCGGAGGGCGTGTTCCCGGCGGTGCTCGGCCATGAAGGCGGCGGCGTGGTGGAAGCGGTCGGTGAAGGCGTGACCAGCGTGGCGGTCGGCGACCATGTTATTCCGCTGTATACCCCGGAATGTCGTCAGTGTAAATTCTGCCTCTCCGGCAAAACCAATCTGTGCCAGGCCATCCGCACCACTCAGGGTAAAGGCCTGATGCCGGACGGCACCACCCGCTTCTTTAAAGACGGCCAGCCGGTTTATCATTATATGGGTACCTCGACGTTTTCTGAATATACCGTGGTGCCGGAAATCTCACTGGCGAAGATCAGTAAAGAAGCGCCGCTGGAAGAAGTGTGCCTGCTGGGCTGTGGCGTGACCACCGGCATGGGCGCGGTCATCAATACCGCCAACGTGAAGGAAGGCGACACCGTAGCCATCTTCGGTTTGGGTGGTATCGGGCTGTCGGCGATTATTGGCGCGAAAATGGCTAAAGCCGGGCGGATTATCGGCATCGACATTAACAGCAGCAAGTACGATCTGGCACGCAAGCTCGGGGCCACCGACCTGATTAACCCGAAAGACTTCGACAAGCCGATTCAGGATGTCATCGTTGAAATGACCGACGGCGGCGTGGATTTCTCCTTCGAGTGCATCGGTAACGTCAACGTGATGCGTTCTGCGCTGGAGTGCTGCCACAAGGGCTGGGGCGAGTCGGTGATTATCGGCGTGGCCGGCGCGGGCGAAGAGATCGCCACCCGTCCGTTCCAGCTTGTCACCGGCCGGGTCTGGCGCGGCTCCGCTTTTGGCGGCGTGAAGGGCCGCACGCAGCTGCCGGGTATCGTTGAGCGTTATATGAACGGAGAGTTCCAGCTTAATGACTTTATTACCCACAATCTGCCGCTGGAGGAGATCAACGACGCGTTTGAGTTGATGCATGAAGGTAAATCGATTCGTACCGTGGTGCATTTCACGAAATCATAA
- the fghA gene encoding S-formylglutathione hydrolase translates to MPSSLELLEEHRLFGGWQQRYRHPSTSMNCTMTFSIFLPEPKGSTPPPVVWFLAGLTCSDENFSVKSGAQRVAAELGLVLVMPDTGPRGEHVANDDSYDLGQGASFYLNASEAPWSSHFRMYDYINSELPALIAGNFNVSDRQAMMGHSMGGHGALMMALRNPGKFSSVSAFAPIVNPVEVAWGQKAFNAYLGEDTSTWQQYDSCWLMRNGGAVLPMLVDQGDSDQFLADQLRPERLGSMAQELGYPLTLRIQPGYDHSYFFIASFIEDHLRFHAKHLLAL, encoded by the coding sequence ATGCCATCTTCACTGGAGCTTTTAGAGGAACATCGCCTGTTTGGTGGCTGGCAGCAGCGTTACCGCCACCCATCCACCAGCATGAACTGCACGATGACCTTCAGCATCTTCCTGCCGGAGCCGAAAGGCAGCACGCCGCCACCTGTCGTCTGGTTTCTCGCCGGATTGACCTGCAGCGATGAGAACTTCAGCGTCAAGTCCGGGGCGCAGCGCGTGGCCGCAGAACTGGGGCTGGTGCTGGTGATGCCGGATACCGGTCCACGCGGTGAACATGTCGCCAACGACGACAGTTACGATCTTGGCCAGGGGGCGAGTTTCTACCTCAATGCCAGCGAAGCCCCGTGGTCCAGCCATTTCCGCATGTACGATTATATCAACAGCGAGCTTCCGGCGCTGATCGCCGGTAACTTCAACGTCAGCGATCGTCAGGCGATGATGGGGCATTCGATGGGCGGGCACGGGGCATTGATGATGGCACTGCGCAATCCGGGGAAATTCAGTTCGGTGTCCGCTTTCGCGCCGATCGTTAATCCGGTGGAGGTGGCATGGGGGCAAAAGGCCTTTAACGCCTACCTGGGGGAGGACACCAGCACGTGGCAGCAATATGACAGCTGCTGGCTGATGCGCAACGGCGGTGCGGTGCTGCCGATGCTGGTCGACCAGGGGGACAGCGATCAGTTCCTGGCCGACCAGCTGCGGCCTGAGCGGCTGGGATCGATGGCGCAAGAGCTGGGCTATCCGCTCACCTTGCGCATTCAACCGGGTTATGACCACAGCTACTTCTTTATCGCCAGCTTTATCGAAGATCATCTGCGCTTCCACGCGAAACATCTGCTGGCGTTGTAG
- a CDS encoding S8 family serine peptidase: MKKKLLFTLMALCSANAAANVDFYAGEGIDYTAVVIKFSEKGMKSLNLNDAQPDSHKNIRLSNSYGMQLSMNKLFDDAPRSSRLGVNSNNNGLHRYFEIKLPESQKRNIHYINDIIDAIEKEHDVETVYPDSKPVSLDQYATETGVMGRFSAAGKPSSPAADATVPSFVALQYYMKSPDDKKAGYALGGINAFAAHETYPGSKGEGITVLSNEIDRWDPEHLDLPQPLFVFSPKPEKISAHDTMSVGIMAAKDNGFGVTGIANQASFAYSDSPIKEFIKGVQRLKPGDVVQLGIQLGTTDIAECSENCYIPMEGSQSWFDAIKTATDSGIHVIAAAGNGNLNLDHPSFKGKFDRKKRDSGSIIAGAMDAQTGKRAWYSDYGSAVSSASWGEDVVTTYANGRKADLWDAPNAQFTESFSGTSSANPIIAGAVAGLSGIAKQQGKTISPKEMRALLTKTGTPLNSPGKPVGTQPDMVRAAEELVGDDKPTQDLELSGLQAGPIVKESATLGFKVKAEGKLKLVAEVVNSKGVKKGSVKKQLNDNSATVKVSLSSVTPGEYVLRYTATNDQGMLIKQDSQTFSLSGAPSAPGWDKNKTYDKACTEVSWGGKVWLNGWWVKGTTPGSEGEWGAWRLKGAKNMHGGC; the protein is encoded by the coding sequence ATGAAGAAGAAACTGCTATTTACCCTGATGGCGCTCTGTTCAGCTAATGCAGCAGCCAACGTTGATTTCTATGCCGGAGAAGGGATTGATTACACCGCAGTGGTGATTAAATTTAGCGAAAAGGGCATGAAGTCGCTGAACCTGAATGATGCACAGCCCGACAGCCATAAAAATATTCGTCTCAGCAACAGCTATGGTATGCAACTGAGTATGAATAAGCTTTTTGACGATGCTCCCCGCTCCTCACGGCTGGGCGTTAATAGCAATAACAACGGCTTGCATCGGTATTTTGAAATAAAGTTGCCGGAAAGCCAGAAACGCAACATTCATTATATTAATGACATCATCGATGCTATTGAAAAAGAGCATGATGTAGAGACGGTTTATCCGGACTCCAAACCTGTATCTCTGGATCAATATGCCACAGAAACCGGTGTAATGGGCCGCTTTTCCGCCGCAGGCAAGCCATCATCACCGGCTGCGGATGCAACGGTTCCCTCCTTTGTTGCCCTGCAGTACTACATGAAGTCACCGGATGATAAAAAAGCAGGTTACGCTCTGGGCGGGATCAATGCGTTTGCGGCACACGAAACCTATCCCGGCAGTAAAGGTGAGGGCATCACCGTGCTGTCCAATGAGATCGATCGCTGGGATCCTGAACACCTTGACCTTCCTCAACCCCTGTTTGTATTTAGCCCGAAGCCAGAGAAGATAAGCGCACACGATACGATGTCAGTTGGCATCATGGCCGCAAAAGATAATGGTTTTGGCGTGACCGGCATTGCCAATCAGGCCAGCTTCGCCTACAGCGATTCGCCCATTAAGGAGTTTATTAAAGGCGTTCAGCGGCTGAAACCGGGAGACGTGGTACAGCTGGGTATCCAGTTAGGCACGACCGACATAGCCGAATGTAGCGAAAATTGCTATATCCCTATGGAAGGCAGTCAGTCCTGGTTTGATGCCATCAAAACCGCCACCGATAGTGGTATCCACGTCATTGCCGCTGCGGGCAACGGTAATCTGAATCTTGATCACCCGAGTTTCAAAGGCAAGTTCGACCGCAAAAAGCGTGATTCCGGCTCGATTATCGCCGGAGCAATGGATGCGCAAACGGGTAAAAGAGCCTGGTACAGTGATTATGGTTCTGCGGTAAGCAGCGCTTCCTGGGGCGAGGATGTTGTTACCACCTATGCTAATGGCCGGAAAGCCGATTTGTGGGATGCCCCCAACGCGCAATTTACCGAAAGTTTCTCCGGTACTTCTTCAGCTAACCCGATTATCGCCGGTGCGGTGGCTGGCCTGTCGGGCATTGCGAAACAACAGGGTAAAACGATTTCGCCTAAGGAAATGCGCGCGCTGTTAACGAAAACCGGCACCCCGCTGAACAGCCCCGGTAAGCCTGTTGGCACCCAGCCCGACATGGTGAGAGCGGCAGAAGAACTCGTGGGCGATGACAAGCCAACCCAGGATCTTGAGCTGTCTGGTTTGCAGGCAGGCCCGATCGTTAAAGAGTCGGCAACCCTGGGTTTCAAGGTTAAGGCAGAAGGAAAACTGAAACTGGTTGCAGAGGTGGTTAACAGTAAAGGGGTTAAAAAAGGCTCGGTCAAGAAACAGCTCAACGATAACAGCGCGACGGTCAAGGTATCTTTGTCATCCGTTACGCCGGGTGAATATGTTCTGCGCTATACGGCAACCAATGACCAGGGGATGCTGATTAAGCAGGACAGTCAGACATTCTCGCTAAGCGGCGCGCCATCGGCTCCGGGCTGGGATAAAAATAAGACCTATGACAAGGCCTGTACCGAAGTCTCCTGGGGCGGAAAAGTATGGCTGAATGGCTGGTGGGTAAAAGGCACGACGCCAGGCAGTGAAGGTGAATGGGGTGCATGGCGTTTGAAGGGCGCAAAGAACATGCACGGAGGTTGTTAA
- a CDS encoding ABC transporter ATP-binding protein gives MQGLKISGFKAGYPKRQVIDNLNVERLPRGKITVLLGPNGCGKSTLLRSLAGLNKAQGELWLNGEELTAQPFARRASRVVYLPQSLPAGVHLHVLESIIVAQRASGGRSSAASEAEVMTLLEQLGIAHLALSYLDQLSGGQKQLVGLAQSLIRRPELLLLDEPLSALDLNFQFHVMDLVRRETRLRNIVTVVVVHDINIALRHAEHVLMLQNGELIAHGQPEEVITPQSLARVYGVKGRIERCSQGVPQVLIDGLITTPAF, from the coding sequence ATGCAGGGGCTGAAAATCAGCGGCTTCAAAGCCGGATATCCGAAACGCCAGGTGATCGACAACCTGAACGTGGAGCGGCTGCCGCGTGGCAAAATTACCGTCCTGCTGGGGCCGAATGGCTGCGGTAAGTCGACGCTGTTGCGTTCTTTGGCCGGGCTAAATAAGGCACAAGGGGAGCTGTGGCTGAACGGCGAAGAGCTGACGGCGCAGCCGTTTGCCCGCCGTGCTTCACGCGTGGTGTATCTGCCGCAGTCTTTGCCGGCCGGGGTGCATCTGCATGTGCTGGAGTCGATTATCGTGGCGCAGAGAGCCAGCGGCGGGCGCAGCAGCGCCGCCAGCGAAGCCGAAGTGATGACGCTGCTGGAACAGCTGGGCATCGCGCACCTGGCGCTTAGCTATCTCGACCAGCTTTCTGGCGGACAGAAACAGCTGGTCGGGCTGGCACAGTCGCTGATCCGTCGCCCGGAACTGCTGTTGCTCGATGAACCGTTAAGCGCGCTCGATTTGAACTTTCAGTTTCATGTGATGGATTTAGTCCGGCGAGAAACGCGTCTGCGCAATATTGTTACCGTGGTGGTGGTGCACGACATCAACATCGCGCTGCGCCACGCCGAGCATGTGCTGATGTTGCAAAACGGGGAGTTAATCGCGCACGGGCAGCCGGAAGAGGTGATTACGCCGCAAAGCCTGGCGCGGGTATACGGGGTTAAAGGGCGCATTGAGCGCTGTTCGCAGGGGGTTCCGCAGGTGTTGATTGATGGCCTGATAACCACGCCGGCATTCTAG
- a CDS encoding FecCD family ABC transporter permease, producing MSLTDQIVQQTDTVPPRGVMVRYHQLLRHRLLIMALLMVAIVASLMLDFTLGPSGLSLPALWQTLLSPETADAGTRVIVWDIRLPYALMAVVVGLGLGLAGAEMQTILNNPLASPFTLGVSSAAAFGAALAIVLGIGIPGIPDQWFISANAFVFALLAALMLDAVTRWTQVSTSGVVLFGIALVFTFNALVSMMQFIANEDTLQGLVFWTMGSLARASWEKLAVLCGALLLLMPFSMMSAWKLTALRLGEDRAVSFGIDVRRLRLVTLLRISIISALAVAFVGPIGFIGLVAPHISRLIFGEDHRFYLPASALTGALVLSLASVVSKNLISGVIIPVGIVTSLVGVPFFLSIIMRHRGSV from the coding sequence ATGAGTTTAACTGACCAGATCGTGCAGCAGACAGACACTGTACCGCCGCGAGGCGTGATGGTGCGCTACCACCAGTTACTGCGCCACCGGCTACTGATTATGGCCTTGCTGATGGTGGCCATTGTCGCCTCGCTGATGCTTGACTTTACCCTCGGCCCTTCCGGGCTGTCCTTACCCGCGCTGTGGCAGACGCTGCTGTCGCCAGAAACGGCGGATGCCGGTACCCGGGTGATCGTCTGGGATATTCGTCTGCCGTATGCGCTAATGGCGGTGGTGGTCGGGCTGGGCCTCGGCCTGGCGGGGGCTGAAATGCAGACCATCCTCAATAACCCGCTGGCCAGTCCTTTTACCCTTGGCGTCTCTTCCGCTGCGGCTTTCGGCGCGGCGCTGGCGATTGTACTCGGTATCGGCATCCCGGGCATTCCCGACCAGTGGTTTATCTCGGCTAATGCCTTTGTCTTTGCCCTGCTGGCCGCGTTGATGCTGGATGCGGTGACGCGCTGGACTCAGGTGTCAACTTCCGGCGTGGTGCTGTTTGGTATTGCGCTGGTCTTTACCTTTAACGCGCTGGTTTCGATGATGCAGTTTATCGCCAACGAAGACACCTTGCAGGGGCTGGTATTCTGGACCATGGGCAGCCTGGCGCGGGCTTCGTGGGAAAAACTGGCGGTGCTGTGCGGCGCGTTGCTGCTGCTGATGCCGTTCTCAATGATGAGCGCCTGGAAGCTGACCGCGCTGCGGTTGGGAGAAGATCGCGCGGTCAGTTTTGGCATTGATGTGCGCCGTCTGCGGCTGGTGACGCTGCTGCGCATCAGTATTATCTCTGCCCTGGCGGTCGCCTTTGTCGGGCCGATTGGTTTTATCGGGCTGGTCGCACCGCATATCTCGCGCCTGATTTTCGGCGAAGATCACCGCTTCTATCTGCCGGCCAGTGCACTGACCGGGGCGCTGGTATTATCCCTGGCCTCGGTGGTGTCAAAAAATCTGATCTCCGGGGTGATTATTCCGGTCGGCATCGTCACCTCGCTGGTCGGCGTACCGTTCTTTCTGAGCATTATCATGCGCCATCGGGGGAGTGTCTGA
- the yieE gene encoding DNA-binding transcriptional regulator YeiE: protein MHITLRQLEVFSEVLKNGSTTQASQVLALSQSAVSAALADLERQLGVQLFDRVGKRLVINEHGRLLYPRVVALLEQALDIEQLFREDNGALRLSASSTIGNYMLPGMIARYRRDYPTLPLELNVGNSQEVIAAVADFRVDIGLIEGPCHMPELVSEPWLEDELVVFAAPGCDILSRPVSLQSLAAAPWILREQGSGTREIVDYLLLSHLPQFTLALELGNSEAIKNAVRYGMGISCLSRRAIAEQLALGTLTEVAIPLPELKRTLYRIHHRQKHISKALGRFLSYCMEEADKFA, encoded by the coding sequence ATGCACATTACTCTGCGCCAGCTGGAAGTGTTTAGCGAAGTGCTGAAAAATGGATCCACCACTCAGGCGTCTCAGGTGCTGGCGCTGTCGCAGTCAGCGGTCAGCGCGGCACTGGCGGATCTGGAAAGGCAGCTAGGCGTGCAGCTGTTTGACCGGGTCGGCAAACGGCTGGTGATTAATGAGCACGGTCGGTTGCTCTACCCACGCGTAGTGGCGCTGCTGGAGCAGGCGCTGGATATCGAGCAGCTGTTTCGTGAAGACAACGGTGCACTGCGTCTCTCGGCCAGCAGCACCATTGGCAACTACATGCTGCCAGGCATGATTGCCCGTTACCGTCGTGATTACCCCACTTTACCGCTGGAACTCAACGTCGGTAACAGTCAGGAGGTGATCGCCGCGGTGGCAGATTTCCGCGTCGATATCGGTTTGATCGAGGGGCCATGCCATATGCCGGAGCTGGTAAGCGAACCCTGGCTGGAGGATGAACTGGTGGTGTTTGCCGCGCCGGGTTGTGACATTCTTAGCCGCCCGGTGTCGCTACAAAGCCTGGCTGCCGCGCCGTGGATCTTGCGTGAACAAGGCTCCGGCACGCGCGAAATCGTGGATTATCTGCTGCTGTCGCATCTGCCGCAGTTTACACTGGCGCTGGAGCTGGGAAACTCCGAAGCGATCAAAAACGCGGTGCGCTACGGGATGGGCATCAGCTGCCTGTCGCGCCGGGCGATTGCCGAACAGCTGGCGCTGGGAACGCTGACAGAAGTGGCTATTCCACTGCCCGAACTGAAACGCACGCTGTACCGCATTCACCATCGTCAGAAACACATCTCCAAAGCCCTGGGCCGCTTTCTCAGCTACTGCATGGAAGAAGCAGATAAGTTCGCATAA
- a CDS encoding YeiH family protein encodes MSTLTTAHTAHNSARHLPGLLLAVTIAVLATSLGNLPQVAALGLGSLTLAIIGGIIVGNTVYSRLASRCDSGTQLAKQQLLRAGIVLYGFRLTLQQLTDVGLRGVIIDVLMLGSTFLLACWLGQRLLGLDRDTSWLIGAGSSICGAAAILATEPVIKADTAKVAVAMATVVIFGTLAIFIYPLMWPLVSYLLPQVSLGEYGVYIGSTMHEVAQVVAAGHTLGPEAENAAVIAKLLRVMLLAPFLLLLAARVRSSNGPGDSGPIVFPWFALMFIGVTLFNSLHQLPSHWITHINQLDNLLLATAMAALGLTTRIEALKRAGFKPLILGLVLFIWLMAGGGAINLLVRHLMA; translated from the coding sequence ATGAGCACACTGACGACAGCCCACACAGCACATAATTCTGCCCGCCATCTACCCGGCCTGCTGCTGGCTGTGACCATCGCCGTACTGGCCACATCGCTGGGTAACCTGCCACAGGTGGCTGCCCTGGGGCTGGGGTCGTTAACGCTGGCGATCATTGGCGGCATTATCGTTGGCAATACCGTTTATTCACGCCTGGCGTCGCGCTGTGACAGTGGCACGCAGCTGGCGAAACAGCAGCTGTTACGCGCCGGGATCGTACTGTACGGCTTTCGTCTGACGCTGCAGCAGCTTACCGATGTGGGGTTGCGCGGCGTGATCATCGATGTGCTGATGCTTGGCTCCACCTTTCTGCTCGCCTGCTGGCTTGGTCAGCGCCTGCTGGGGCTGGATCGCGATACCAGCTGGCTGATCGGCGCCGGCAGCAGCATCTGTGGCGCTGCCGCCATTCTTGCCACTGAACCGGTGATCAAAGCCGATACCGCCAAAGTGGCGGTGGCGATGGCAACCGTGGTGATTTTCGGCACGCTGGCGATATTTATCTATCCGTTGATGTGGCCGCTGGTCAGTTACCTGTTACCGCAGGTTAGCCTCGGTGAATATGGTGTGTATATCGGCTCTACCATGCATGAGGTGGCACAGGTGGTCGCCGCCGGGCACACGCTTGGTCCTGAAGCGGAAAATGCGGCGGTGATTGCCAAACTGCTGCGCGTGATGCTGCTGGCCCCCTTCCTGCTGCTGCTGGCGGCCAGGGTGCGCAGCAGCAACGGCCCGGGCGACAGCGGCCCGATTGTCTTCCCGTGGTTTGCCTTGATGTTTATCGGCGTCACGCTGTTTAACTCGCTGCATCAACTGCCATCACACTGGATAACGCACATAAATCAGCTGGATAATCTGCTGCTGGCTACCGCGATGGCCGCGCTGGGACTGACCACCCGTATTGAAGCGCTAAAACGTGCCGGTTTCAAACCGCTGATTCTGGGACTGGTGCTGTTTATCTGGCTGATGGCCGGCGGCGGTGCGATCAATCTGCTGGTACGGCATTTGATGGCATAA
- the nfo gene encoding deoxyribonuclease IV has product MKYIGAHVSAAGGVDRAVERAAELEATAFALFTKNQRQWRAAPLTDEVICAFRRACEKHHYTPAQILPHDSYLINLGHPMAEALEKSREAFLDEVTRCQQLGLTLLNFHPGSHLQQITEDQCLKRIAESINLVLDKTTGVTAVIENTAGQGSNLGFRFEHLAAIIDGVEDKSRVGVCIDTCHAFAGGYDLRSEEACINTFAEFDRIVGFQYLRGMHLNDAKSEFNSRVDRHHSLGEGNIGKTVFSWLMKDKRFDGIPMILETINPAIWQDEIAWLKSEQK; this is encoded by the coding sequence ATGAAATATATTGGTGCCCACGTGAGCGCAGCGGGCGGCGTGGATCGGGCGGTGGAACGCGCTGCGGAGTTGGAAGCGACGGCTTTTGCCCTTTTCACCAAAAACCAGCGCCAGTGGCGCGCGGCCCCGCTAACTGATGAAGTGATTTGCGCCTTTCGCCGCGCCTGTGAAAAACACCATTATACTCCGGCGCAGATCCTGCCCCACGACAGCTATCTGATTAATCTGGGCCATCCGATGGCTGAAGCCCTGGAAAAATCGCGTGAGGCGTTTCTCGATGAAGTGACTCGCTGCCAGCAGCTGGGCCTGACGCTGCTTAACTTCCATCCCGGCAGTCATCTGCAGCAGATTACGGAAGATCAGTGCCTGAAGCGCATCGCCGAGTCGATCAACCTCGTGCTGGATAAAACCACCGGCGTAACCGCAGTAATTGAAAATACCGCCGGTCAGGGCAGCAACCTTGGGTTTCGCTTCGAGCATCTGGCGGCGATTATTGACGGCGTGGAAGATAAATCACGCGTTGGCGTATGTATTGATACCTGTCATGCTTTCGCCGGCGGTTACGATCTGCGCAGTGAAGAAGCCTGTATCAACACCTTCGCCGAGTTCGATCGCATCGTGGGTTTCCAGTATCTGCGCGGTATGCATCTTAACGATGCCAAAAGTGAATTTAACAGCCGGGTCGACCGACATCACAGTCTGGGCGAAGGCAATATCGGCAAGACGGTATTCAGCTGGCTGATGAAGGATAAGCGCTTTGACGGTATTCCGATGATTCTGGAAACGATCAATCCCGCCATCTGGCAAGATGAGATTGCCTGGTTGAAGTCAGAACAGAAATAA